A genomic segment from Vagococcus zengguangii encodes:
- the selA gene encoding L-seryl-tRNA(Sec) selenium transferase, translating to MNENKQNLLKTLPQIDKLVKETSLRYQEISVLEIKQACQQALSSIRQEILSDQLTSVTVSDIFEKINTCLTTEPDYHLTSVINATGTILHTNLGRSLLSKKVRNHLNDVAYHYCNLEYDVNEGKRGSRYQHLTEIVKDLTGAEDVLVVNNNAAAIMLALRAIANDKEIIVSRGELVEIGGSFRIPEVIKLSGGTLVEVGTTNKTHLTDYKQAITENTGALLKVHTSNYRLIGFTEQPSLEEMASLAKQKQLPLVNDLGSGLFFDLQKFGLPYEPTIQEALSKGCDIVTFSGDKLLGGPQAGIIVGKREWIEKMRQDQLLRALRVDKLTLAALEATFMLYQNKEQAFANIPTLKMISKDLTICHEEASQLKKAIDDKTIGFRAQIVPSKSNIGGGSFPEEEMNSVAISLSSDNYSLIELEEKLRKGSIPIISRIYQNQLLLDCRTIDPSEHQLILNELITLQGANE from the coding sequence ATGAATGAAAACAAACAAAACTTACTAAAAACATTACCTCAAATAGATAAACTTGTTAAAGAAACCTCGTTACGTTATCAAGAAATATCAGTACTAGAAATAAAACAAGCTTGTCAACAAGCCTTGTCGTCAATTCGTCAAGAAATATTATCAGACCAATTGACTAGCGTTACTGTATCTGACATTTTCGAGAAAATAAATACTTGTTTAACTACAGAACCTGATTATCATCTAACCTCAGTGATTAATGCTACAGGGACTATTTTACATACTAATTTAGGTCGTTCTTTATTGAGCAAAAAAGTCCGTAATCATCTAAATGATGTGGCGTATCACTATTGTAACTTAGAATATGATGTCAACGAAGGTAAAAGAGGCTCAAGGTATCAACATTTAACCGAAATAGTCAAAGATTTAACCGGTGCTGAAGATGTCTTAGTGGTCAATAATAATGCTGCCGCTATTATGTTGGCGCTAAGAGCTATTGCCAATGATAAAGAAATTATTGTGTCTAGAGGCGAATTGGTCGAGATTGGTGGCTCATTTCGTATTCCAGAAGTAATCAAATTGAGTGGAGGAACATTAGTTGAAGTTGGGACAACGAATAAAACACATCTTACCGACTATAAGCAAGCTATAACTGAGAATACAGGGGCTTTATTAAAAGTTCATACGAGTAATTACCGTTTGATTGGGTTTACTGAGCAACCGAGTCTGGAAGAGATGGCTTCTTTAGCCAAACAGAAGCAACTACCGCTAGTAAATGATTTAGGTAGCGGATTATTCTTTGACCTACAAAAATTTGGTCTTCCATATGAACCTACAATTCAAGAAGCTTTAAGTAAAGGTTGTGATATCGTAACCTTTAGTGGCGATAAATTACTAGGTGGACCACAAGCAGGCATTATCGTAGGAAAACGAGAATGGATTGAAAAAATGAGACAGGATCAACTACTTAGAGCCTTGAGGGTAGATAAATTAACGCTAGCAGCCTTGGAAGCAACCTTTATGTTGTATCAAAATAAAGAACAAGCCTTTGCTAATATTCCTACATTAAAAATGATCAGTAAAGATTTAACGATTTGTCATGAAGAAGCTAGTCAGTTGAAAAAAGCAATCGATGACAAAACAATTGGCTTCAGAGCACAAATTGTTCCTTCAAAAAGCAACATTGGTGGTGGCTCATTTCCGGAAGAAGAAATGAATAGTGTAGCTATTTCATTGTCTTCTGATAACTACTCCTTAATAGAATTAGAGGAAAAATTAAGGAAGGGAAGTATCCCAATTATTTCAAGAATTTATCAGAATCAATTGTTATTAGATTGTCGAACAATCGATCCGTCTGAGCATCAATTGATTCTGAATGAATTAATAACATTACAAGGAGCAAACGAATGA
- the yedE gene encoding selenium metabolism membrane protein YedE/FdhT gives MKSSIKSVWNPTIVVGLLGVLSAYYFGIVGSAWAVTGEFTRWGAHLMKMAGVDTSQYSYLELIHFEKTPFTRPDGIMIFGMFVGAFIAAILSNNIKLRFPTSKIRVAQALIGGILAGFGARLAMGCNLAAFFTGIPQFSLHTWYFTIASIIGTYIGTKIIKLPIFQSKVKVRKVSKKFKSNQRLNDRNKLSLTIGIAVVLLVLLSIQSFKLGGIFPLLLVFGLIFGFLLEKGQVCFTSAFRDLWTVGRTQMAKAIIIGMALSTIGTFAFIQLGVVQKILWAGPNSLIGGLIFGIGIVIAGGCETGWMYRAVEGQVHYMIVGIGNVIGSILVIVSWDKLAPLLTNETQKINLLSTFGDYGGLTITYIGLMLLFLFVLYYEKRYFAKSKKGI, from the coding sequence ATGAAATCATCAATAAAAAGTGTTTGGAATCCTACAATTGTTGTCGGATTGTTAGGTGTTTTATCAGCGTATTATTTTGGAATTGTTGGATCCGCTTGGGCGGTTACAGGTGAATTTACTAGATGGGGTGCTCATCTAATGAAAATGGCTGGCGTTGATACTAGTCAATATTCCTATTTAGAGTTAATTCACTTCGAAAAAACTCCCTTTACACGTCCAGATGGCATTATGATTTTTGGTATGTTTGTGGGAGCCTTTATCGCAGCGATCTTATCAAATAATATCAAATTACGTTTTCCAACCTCTAAAATAAGAGTGGCACAAGCATTAATTGGAGGGATTTTAGCAGGATTTGGGGCAAGGTTAGCAATGGGCTGTAATCTGGCAGCATTTTTTACAGGTATTCCTCAGTTCTCACTACATACATGGTATTTTACCATTGCTTCAATTATTGGAACCTATATTGGGACTAAAATTATCAAACTACCTATTTTCCAATCTAAGGTGAAAGTAAGAAAAGTATCGAAAAAATTCAAATCTAATCAACGTCTTAATGATAGAAATAAACTTAGCCTCACGATAGGCATTGCAGTGGTTCTATTAGTATTATTAAGTATTCAATCATTTAAACTAGGCGGAATATTTCCATTGTTATTAGTTTTTGGTTTAATTTTCGGCTTCTTATTAGAAAAAGGACAAGTTTGCTTTACTTCGGCATTTCGTGATTTGTGGACAGTTGGTCGAACACAAATGGCTAAAGCTATTATTATTGGTATGGCATTAAGTACTATTGGCACATTTGCCTTTATTCAACTAGGTGTCGTACAGAAAATATTATGGGCAGGACCAAATTCTTTAATAGGAGGCTTAATCTTCGGTATTGGTATCGTGATTGCTGGTGGTTGTGAAACTGGCTGGATGTATCGAGCGGTAGAAGGGCAGGTTCACTATATGATTGTTGGGATTGGTAACGTTATAGGCTCTATCTTAGTAATCGTTTCCTGGGATAAATTAGCCCCTCTATTAACAAACGAAACGCAAAAAATTAATTTACTCAGTACTTTTGGAGATTACGGTGGTCTTACCATAACCTATATAGGATTAATGCTGTTATTTTTATTTGTTTTATACTACGAAAAACGTTACTTTGCTAAAAGTAAGAAGGGAATATAA
- the yedF gene encoding sulfurtransferase-like selenium metabolism protein YedF, whose translation MTSEINIDYVLNLEGEPCPFPAMASINAYEDMQSGEVIEIISDCPQSINNIPVDAKKRGHEVLLVEQDGPTFRYIIKHL comes from the coding sequence ATGACATCAGAGATTAACATTGATTACGTATTAAATTTAGAAGGAGAACCATGTCCATTTCCAGCAATGGCTAGTATCAATGCCTATGAGGATATGCAATCAGGTGAAGTAATAGAAATTATTAGCGATTGTCCACAATCAATTAATAACATACCAGTTGATGCAAAAAAAAGAGGACATGAAGTTTTATTAGTTGAACAAGATGGACCGACATTCCGATATATTATTAAACATTTATAA